Sequence from the Prionailurus bengalensis isolate Pbe53 chromosome A3, Fcat_Pben_1.1_paternal_pri, whole genome shotgun sequence genome:
ATGATGTGAACAGTTGGGAGTCATTGGGTTAGACTTCCACTTTATGCAGATTGAGTTAGTGTAGCATgcaaatcttaaaggaaaaacaaaacaaaacaaaaaacctcattCAGAGTTCCCAGAGGCTTCTCTAGAAGCTGACAATACTGTATACCTAACTATCTTTTTTACCCAGTTGTGAAGATAAAAATTAAGTGGGAAAGGCAATTATGAAATAGGAGGAGCTAAAAGGACTAGGCAAATAATAGTCATCATGACAATTGTATAATGCCTTACAAtttataaaacatgtttataCCTAATtgtaatagctaacatttgagTGCTTATTATCCGGATACTGGGCAAGATACTTTATACACAACATCATAATTAATAATCAAAACAACCCTATAAGAAAGGTGGCCTTATGATTTAATGTCCATTTACCTTTGAGAGTAAAAGGAGGTACTGTTATGTTGGGCCAACAGCCATAAATAAAAACTATCTTGTGAAAAACAGGACATTGTGACACCCTTCCCAGAAGATACatatcattattgttattctcattttacaaatgagaggACTGAGGCTCAAGGAGATTGAGTACTTTGCCAAAATTATATAACCGGTAAGAGTCAGACTTAAGACTTGAACAAAGTTTTTCCGGCACACTCTTACTGCAGTGCTTCTACTTAAAGAAACACACaaggtttttcattttctgttcgtCTCTGGCAGTTCTAACATATTGAACCAAGATTTGAAAGGATTCCTTGGAGCCATGCTCTTAAATTTACTGAGAAATAGTAATGTATAATTGTTAAAAACTGCCTACGTCCAAATGCTAACTCCTTCATTTTCCAGCtaaatgaccttgggcaaattattgaactttatctgtaaaatggaaataataggaGATATCTCATAGAGTTGTTTGAAGAGATTGAGTTAGTATACACTgaaatacatttagaaatgtCTACAGACTGGGATATATGTTCCTCTGGAGGTACATAAAGTATCTCCAATAGGTTCACAGTTTAACAGAATCAGCTTCCAGGTCCTCAACTTCCACATACACTTTTGCCTAAAATTGATTTGTAGAATGTGCCTCACATACAGtttctcctttcccacctcccttGTCAATATCATCCTTCTACcatttttcagttctttctttctctgctgttttAGACAAACCACTCACCCTTCATCCCTAATCTCAATATGATGCTTTGCCCTGAGATGGGAATGCCTACAGAGTACAACGTCAAGGGACAATAGTGAAATAATGGTGTCGATGTTGAGAAAGTCTTTTTCAATTCAGGTGGCTTCCAGTTCTTTGCACTCAACATTGTCATCTagtagaacattaaaaataattttttgctgAGAGATCACTGTGATTTTTAGCATATGCCTCTAGATGAGTTCAAAGAATTGACTACTACTTACTGGCTGTGACAAAACATCTTCTATTCTcatgaacttattttttaaattttaattccagtataattaatatacagtgttaaattagtttcaggtatgcaatatagtgattcagccattctgtatattactcagtgctcattaagccaagtgtactcttaatcttcacctatttcacccattccctcctTACACCGTCCTCCCTTCATTAACCGTCTGTTTGCtgtctgtagttaagagtctggtttttttggtttgtcttttttttcctttgttttgtttcttaaattccacatatgagtgaaatcagatggcatttgtctttctctgactgacttattttgcttagcattatactctctagatccatccacgttgcaaatggcaagatctctttcttttttatggctgcattatatttacatacacttctttatccattcatctattgatggacactggactgcttccataatttggctttggaatttatgctgcaataaacataggggtgcatatatcctatTGAATGAGTGgtttcatattctttgagtaaatacccagttgtgtgattactggatcatatggtaattctatttttaattttttgaggaacctccgtactgacttccacagtggctacaccagtttgcattcccaccaacagtgtatgaagtttcctttctttccacgtcctcaccaacacttgttgtttgttgtgttttgttttgttttatgttagccattctgacaggttgagatgatatctcactgtggctttgatttgcatttccctgatgatgagtgatattgaacatcttttcatgtgtctgttggccatgtgtcttctttggagaaatgtctgttcataccttctgcccatttttttaattggaatatttgtttttttgatgttgagttgtaaatgttctttatgtattctggatactaacccatCTACTTAGTAATGTGAACaaattttctcaatgtttttatttaaaaagaaaaaggaataaaattgatGCAAACCTCTGTCTCATTCCAGCAACAAATGTCTCCCAATGAATACATAAACTAATTATAGGGATGGGAGCTCCAACCAACTCATTAAGAgatacatttctatttctttatgaaaaaatattttccttttcatgtttaaTGATTAgtgatcagggtgcctgggtgagtcagttgagggtctgactcttggtttcagctcacgtcgtgatctcatggttgtgagttcaagccccacattggactctgtgctgacagcatgaagcttgcttgggattctccatctccctctctctctctgcccctccctgacacacgctctctctctctttctctcttaaaataaataaacttttaaaaaataataataataataattagtggTCAAAATCAGTAACATTTATCTTCTTTTGCTGAATTATTTCTAGTTATGGCAAATACaaataagataaatttataaacatatgCATATTTGTTGAGAAGTATGATAGGCTAATGAACTATATACTGCCAAGCACAAAAATCTAGGAAAGAAATTTTGTGGTGAACTGGAATGAAAATATACCAAGAGAATAAAGGAAACGTgttacattttcaattttaaagaagtatgtttgtacaattttttaaagggattatagtatcaaatttcattttatcttaagaTGTCAATATTGACTGTGTGCCTGAAATTGCATCTTTTGCAACTATTTAAACTAACAATGAAAAACTTTAGATGTTAACTCTAAAAAGTATGAAAGGGTACAGAGtttgtcaaaattattttgggCATGTATGAACAAAAATGCTTGAAAAACactgatgaggggcacctgggtggctcagtggggcgcctgggtgactcagtcggttgggcggccgacttcggctcaggtcatgatctcacggtccgtgggttcgagccccgcattgggctctgtgctgacagctcagagcctggagcccgtttcagattctgtgtctccctctctctgaccctcccccgttcatgctctgtctctctgtctcaaaaataaataaatgttaaaaaaaattaaaaaaaaaaaaaaaaaacactgatgagaTAAGCTCTACAATTTCTCCCAGCCCTACGATAGCCCTTATTTCATCATATCATCATTTTttgtgcatgtatcttttctatTAGCACTCCTCAGGGACAGGTGTCTTCTCTTCTCATCTTTGCGTCCCCTTAGAGTCTGGCACTGTGCCTAGTATACATTCAGTAAGTCTGTCTTGATTTAAACCCTTGTCATATATTGTATGTTGtatattttctccctcccctggcttCATATGTCCAGAATAAAGTGACCAAATTCAATTTGAATCGATTGTTCCTTCTTgtacattctttaatttttttatcattttgatcCATCAATTCTGAGGTAAGTTGTCAGAGACCAGGAGTTCAGAGACTGAAGTTCTAGCTCCAGCACTGCCTCTAACACCCTGCCTGACCTTGGGCAACTCACTTTCCCTCTCAAGTGAAGGGGCTCAACTTAATGATCTCTAAAATTCCaaccttgggggcacctggctggctcagtcggtagaacatgatactcttgatgtcagggttatAGGTTCAAGCCTCATAGTGGGTGCAGAGacaacctaaaaataaaatcttataataaagtaaaattctgACCTTAATGGTCTGTATTTGCATACTGATTGCTGGCTCTTCTGTCAGCCAGATGACTCTTCTAAGCCTAGGTTTTCTCTCAATGTAGTACTTAAAACTGCAGACCAGTTCTACCACTTACAATAAATTAGCAAGGCCAAGCTAatctaaaataaagatataaaaactgaacaaaagagaaaatacttgcaagtcatatatatgataaggaCCTACTATCCAGGATATATAACAAACTCTTGCAgctcaacaattaaaaaacaacccaactttaaaatggacaaaggataatcataataataatcataataataataacatggaCAAAAGATccgaatggacatttctccaaagaagatatacaaatggccaataaggacgtgaaaagatgctccatatcattaccatgagggaaatgcaaataaaaaccacaatgaaataccactgcaTACTTACTAGGATGGGCATAAATCAAAAAAGGCATAACAAGGATtagggaggatgtggagacattAGAACCCTTATACAATGTTAGTGGAATGTAAAATGcgacagccactttggaaaacagcttagAAGTTCCTCGGAAGTTAAACACAGGAGTTaccataggacccagcaatttcattcctaggtatatacccaagagaattgaaaacacatgttcacacaaaagctTATAACAAATGTtgatagcaacatttttttataataaataaactgtaaaaaaaaaaaaagattttaaaaaataaataataaactttattattgaaaaataaagtggCAAAGACTGATACATCCTACAATATGGGTAAGTCCCaacaacattatgctaagtgaaagaagccagaaacaaaaggccACATGCTGTATGATCCCATTACAcgaaatgtccaaaataggcaaatctatagaaacagaaaggaggttTTAGTGTTTGCCACAGTTTGTAGGGAGAGGGAAATGAGGAGTGACTTTTAACAGGTATAGGATTTCTTTCtagggtaatgaaaatattctggaactagACAGTGATGATGGTTATACAGCCtggtgaatatactaaaacccactgaattatacactttaaaatggtgaattctaggatcacctgggtggctcagtcaatcgaGTGTCccactctcaatttcagctcaggttatgatcccagtatcatggaatcaagccccacatccgtgctcagcacggagcctgcttaagatcctctctctctccctctgctctttttCCCCTCGCTTGcgctctcaaacaaataaatgaatgaatgaatgaatgaataaataaataaataaataaataaaaatgatgaattctAGGCGatgcaaattatatctcaattaaaaaaaagagaacaactaAGGAATAGCATATGTTTGGAAACATTGATACCATATCCCTGCCTCTTCAGTAAGCAATAATGGAGGGATCAGGGGTGGATGTAATTGTTGGGGCTCAAGGAGTAACCCAGCTATAGCCATGTGCATATACCATCCATCTCTCTGGCTCCCACTTCTAACCCTCCCCTATTTCACCCCAGCAACACTGCCCTACACATACCATTCTAGAGTGAACATCTCTTTGCCCTTAATGCCACATGGTTCTGGTTACAGACTTTCTTTACACACTCACAAAGTTCACATAGTAATTCTCAACAATATTaccaaatcaaaaataaagagtGGTAACTCTATCACTCCCATATCTTCCCCTAGAGAAGTATAATCTACAAATCTCTGCCAAATTCTCCTTTCTGAATACTTGTTTTCGATGCAAATGCTCTAGAATCCACAGTGGCTTGCTCCTATTATCTATCATatcaattctttaattttttttttacattcatttagttttgagagacagagagagacagagcacaagtgggagaggagcagagagagaatgagaaacaaaatccaaagcaggctccagactctgagctgttagcacagagcccagagtggggctcgaacttacaaaccatgagatcatgacctgagccgaagtcggacgcttaaccaactaagccacccaggcgcccctaccatatCAATTCTAAACTCCCCTCCCTTGTTTTTGAAGTTCTCTATAATCTATCCCTGCCTTTCTTATCCAAGATTAAATCACATGGCTGAAACATTTACTTGTTAATAATGTAGAATCTAACCTTAAAACCCTGTCCTGACTTTACAAATATGACTTTCTACTGAGATATTAGATTTAATTGAAAACTGCTCCAAAGTGTCTCCGGCCTCCCAGCATCTACCACTTACCTATCCTTGCCACTGATATCCAGGGACAAAACAAAGGTTCTTGAGTTACACTGTGACCTTTACAAAGGTAAtgttgtgtaaaaaaaaaaaaaaaaagtatagcaatACACTCTACTACTAGGAGGAAGTTGAGAGACACCCTAACATAAGTttattatgtgtgtatttttccagAGTCCCTAGAAGGACACTTCATTTGAGACATAATGAGCATCCAGCAAGTACTTGTTCAATTGAggcaaatttgttttttaaacagcaaTTTTTATATGTTCACTGCATCTCTGCTTAATTCTATCAAGCTAAAATATTCTGATATATTTCTAATAGGAGTTCAAATTATAAAGATCATCTATTAGCGAGACTTTATTTCCCAGATTCGGCTTTCTTCAAtgaaattctaagtaaaataactatttttttttattttaaaagcaatgaactattgttataaaatttactttttgatatttttctttgtctttttagaCTATTGTACCCAAAAAGAATGTTACCAATTATGTTGCTTTGCCTGTCAAAGCTACAAGACCCATCAGCACTGAACTCCAGCCCCGACCTGCCAAAGGCCCAGGATCCCAGAAGCCAAAGTCGGAGCCACCAAAACTTCTGGGCAAAAGGCTGACTTCAGGATGTATTTCTTCTAACTTAAACTCTAAGCCTTCCAGCAATCGTCAACAACACCATGAAGAGGGATCATCCACTACTGGCGAACTGCCTACAGAAACTATGGGGTCACTTAATATACAGGAACTGAAAACTGCAAAGCAGCAGGTAGCAGATCAAGGAAATGCTAAGTGTGCAGACTCTGTGGACTGTAACCATGTTGAAAATGAATCCTTAGATAGCTTTCTAAAAGagataaacaaagaaaacttgCCCCAAACCTTACTAGACTCTGAAAGGAAGTCAAATCCTGAATTATGGACAATATGTAAGCCAAAGACTAAGTCTTATAATCAAACCAAGAGCAGTTTGGCTCCTAAACAAGCCTTGGGCAAAAGTTCTGGGAATAGTGCTTTTCTGAAAGACCGAGTTAATAAACAATTTGTTGGAAAAACACAAATTAGGATTCCACCAGTAAAGTCACAGCAACTCTCTAGAGGAACAAACCTTGCAAGACCAGGAGAAAAACTCCCAAAGACGGCTCCCTATCACTACGTTCAGACCCTTAGTAGGACTCAAGCATCAAGGAAACCAGTGGTCAAGGACATAAAGGATATAAAGGTTAATAGGGGTAAATACGAAAGACCAAATGAAACTAAGGTACAGTCACACACTGTTACTgaacagaaagtaaaacaaaccaaaccccGGACATGCCCTAGTGTGCTTCCGGGAGGCTGTAACAACAGACATCCAAACACTAGGCAAGATCAGAAATCCACTCAACCTTGTTGTAGACCTCGGACATCATGTGCACTACAAAAATCAAAAGCCATAAGTCAAAGGCCTAATTTGATAGTTGGCAGTTTCAATTCAGTCGTTCCAAGCACCCCTAACATAACAGCAAATGGAACCAATGGGAATAAATGCAGCAAGAGCTGTCAACAAAAAGCACAGATTTTGGACACCAAGTTGAAAAAGACTCTTCCCCAGAACCATTTTCTCAATAAGACAGCTCCCAAAACTCAAGCTGGTAACAAAACCATACATGGAGGAAGAGTCCCAAATGGGACCCAAACCAATCCAAATATTAAGAAGAAGATCACAGCAGAGGACCGAAGGTACTTTGCTTTATGTCcatgattttgcagttttagATGATTAAGCATATTGACCATCAGGAATACTCAGTCAGGACATAGGCCATAAATAATGGCTTCTGAGTAATTTTTAGCTACAACCCTATAAAACAGATTAGAAGCAAATACTACAAGTACTAAGACTTGGTAGAGCTGGGTGGTATATACAGGTGTTATAAAttattctctgtaattttttggatacttgaaaataatttattttttaaaaagatattgaaACAAAATGGTTGAATAAGAAATAGGagttgcaggggcacctgggtggctcagttggttaaacctccaacttcggctcaggtcaggatctggtggtccatgggttcaagccctgcatcaggctctgtgctgacagctcagagcctggagcctgctttggattctgtgtctccctctctctctgcccctcccccatcacactctgtctctcaaaaataaacattttttttttaattttttttttaactttatttttttgacagagagagacagagcatgaatggggggggggggggttggtggtcagagagagggagacacagaatccaaaacaggctccaggctctgagccatcagcacagagcccgacacggggctcgaactcacggaccacaagatcatgacctgagccgaagtcggccgcttaaccgactgagccacccaggcgccccaaaaataaacattaaaaaattaaaacttttaaaaaaaagaaagaaagaaataggaattgCAGATGTAGCCTACTCAACAAGTAGACTGCAGGGACTGAACAACAATAGAAGAGGGCAAAATAGGAGGAGCCTGAGTAGTGAGTTTACATAGCTAGGAAGTGGGGAGTTGGTAGTCCCTTCTGAAGCAGACCAGTGGTTAAATCCAGAAAAGTTGTCAGGGAAGAAGGAACAGGAAACTTCCATGAGTGTGAGCAGGCCAAGTTTTGGAAAGTAAGctaagacaaagaagaaaatcagttCACATACAGAAATCAGTATCTCTGGGTGCTGGGGGTTAACATCAACATGCATGATGCTTGAAACCAAGCCAAAGGATTTCACACTTCCTGCCCAGGACCAGACATAGTCTCATAATGTGGTGACCCTCCCAGGAGAAGCACCTGTGTATTGGAGTAGACTTCAACTTGGTTGGAGTAGAAAATAGGGAGATTCCTGACTGACAAGGGTGAAAAGAACATGTAAAATTAGATGGTAGCCAAAGAGTACAGCAGGGTAAAGTGAGGGCAGGATCTGTTCTCTGAATACAGCCCTGACCACCACCAACAAGCTCTCTGCCCTcctgaagagacagaaaataaacagcttAATTTAGGATGATGCGATTGAGAGTGAGACTGGGCTGACTTCTTTAGATAGAAGAGAAGGGTTAGGGAGGTACTTTTCAACAATGACGTCTGGTCTAGGAAAAGGATAGTGACAAAAAGAAGGATGACCCttctaagcaaaaagaaaactgagtaCAAAGACCCCAAGCTGGTGAATGAGGAAGTCAGGGTCCCTCCCATGCAGCTCGTAGTCTAGACCAGACAATAGATGATGGGTCTTAAGACAGTGTGTGGAATGCTGACCACATTTGATTATACAAGAGGAATCTATGGAGAGCGATAGATCACTCACTCATTGCTGGAGTGTTccttgagcacctaccatgtgctggGCATTGGGAGATACAGTGGTGACCACACAGTCACAAGTCTACCTTAATGGAGCTTTTTCTCTGATGTATCTATGGAAAGTGCTAGAATAATAAAATCATAGCATTGAGGTCCTGGGAATAAGTTGACTTTAAAAAAGGTAAGTTCCCTGTTCATTCATGATTGGGAGGAAGGCTGAGATTGGAAGAATGCCAGGAGCATAAGGGAAGCACATGCCAAACATCTCAGCTTCTGTCATTAAGTAGGTGGTTCGCATGTAGATGAAGCAGGGCAGTTGGAGCTGAAACAAGCACTATGAATTGTGCTCTGGAGTCAAGGAAACAAGAAGGTTAATTAGTTATTGAcatttgggaaaaacaaaaccataaggTCAGAAAACAGATCGGTGATTACCAGGAGCTGGGCATGAAGAGCAGGGTTGACTACCAAGGAGCATGAGGAGCATTTTTGAAGGTATTATATCTTCATTGTTGCTATGTTTACATGACCATATGCATTTGTCAGAACTCGcagaactgtacatttaaaaaggtGAAGTTTACTGTATGTTGCTGAACACTTGTGTGTTCTAGACATTGCGCTAGGCACTGGGACATCCAAGGTttctgccttcatggaacttGCATCctagtggagaagacagaaaatcaacacatTGATGAAACAGACAGAATAATTAGAGATAATTACCTCTTCAAAAAGGTGTCATTTGAGCAGAGGACTGAATAAAAATGATACTACAAGACCTTGAGGCAGGCATGAGCATGGGTCAGGTAACTGAAGGGTTACCAGAGCTCCTGGAGGGGAAGAGTAAGAGGGAAAGTGGTATGACATGAGTTTGGAGAGGCACGGAaagcatgtttaattttattccaaGAGGCATAGGAAGTTCCTGGCTGTGACTCAGTCTGCTTCACACTTTCAAGATCACTCTGGCTACTGTGCACACAATGTATTTGATAAGGGTCAGAGTGGAAGCAAGGACATGAGTTAAGAAGGAGGCTGCTATAGCCTTTCAGGCAAAAGGTTAAAGTGATATGAACTAGGATGATAGTAGTAGAGCTAGAAGCCTGTACCATGATGTGTCGGGTGTGGGGAAGAAAGGACCACTCAAAGACCACTCCTAGTTTTAGGTCCTAGCAACTGGGCAGATTGGGGCACTGTTTATCAATGTAGAAAAGACTGTTCAGGAATAGGTTTGGAGATGACAATCAAGAGCTTTGTTTGAAATGCGTGCCAGACATCAAATACAAAATAGCAACTAGGCACTGGGTTTTACAAAGCTTGGGGCTCTTTGTAAACATCTGGGCTGAAATGTACATCTGTGAGTTATAAACATGTAGTAATGTAAAGAAGCTGAAGAGCCTACATTCAAATGCTTAAGTCTAAGGTCTTGGTGCCTCCCCCAACAGCAGTCTGTTGGCTGCTTAGAAGCAGGAGCAGAGAATGTGGAGAGTGAAGGAGAGCAAGGATTCAGACATGGCACCATCGGAGACTAGCTACTTAAGAGTCCTGAAATTAGTGATCTTGTTTGGGAACAAAGGGGGTCGTGTGCAGTAGGAGAGGGCTAAGGAACTGGGCAAAGTGGGTCACTCTGGCCAAGACCCTACTGAGGGCAGAGTGCAGGTTTGGTGGGTCAGGTTGAGTGGCTGATAGAGAGCTTATGGTAAGAGAAATGGAGTGCTGAGTTCGTCATCTCAGAGCTAGAGGGATGTCTTAGTGCCAGAGGTAATgtacaggagaaatgaaaatttctagagaaaaataatgaaaaaaaaaaaaaaaagaatgaagaataatcATGAAAGTTGAGGAATTTGAAGACTGAGATACTAGCCACTAGTAATCCTAGTAATCCCTCTGCAGTCTGCCTTCTGAAGGGTAGGAGCAACCAATGCTGCCATTACCCCtttgtaaattgtttttaattccattctCCTGACTCTGTATGTTGTTGAAGGTATGTAGTGGTACTCCATTCATGCATACCTTATACTCTGGGAGTGTGACTGTATACAAAAAGAAACCTAAAGCATTTTCCCactccactccaccccacccctttaATTTTATGACAGGAAACAACTGGAAGAATGGCAGAAATCTAAGGGGAAAATCTATAAACGGCCTCCTAtggaacttaaaacaaaaagaaaaataatagaggaa
This genomic interval carries:
- the CKAP2L gene encoding cytoskeleton-associated protein 2-like isoform X1 encodes the protein MVPPRPSAAAEERQRKLQEYLAAKGKLKCQNTKPYLKAKNNCLNPPPSKSTIVPKKNVTNYVALPVKATRPISTELQPRPAKGPGSQKPKSEPPKLLGKRLTSGCISSNLNSKPSSNRQQHHEEGSSTTGELPTETMGSLNIQELKTAKQQVADQGNAKCADSVDCNHVENESLDSFLKEINKENLPQTLLDSERKSNPELWTICKPKTKSYNQTKSSLAPKQALGKSSGNSAFLKDRVNKQFVGKTQIRIPPVKSQQLSRGTNLARPGEKLPKTAPYHYVQTLSRTQASRKPVVKDIKDIKVNRGKYERPNETKVQSHTVTEQKVKQTKPRTCPSVLPGGCNNRHPNTRQDQKSTQPCCRPRTSCALQKSKAISQRPNLIVGSFNSVVPSTPNITANGTNGNKCSKSCQQKAQILDTKLKKTLPQNHFLNKTAPKTQAGNKTIHGGRVPNGTQTNPNIKKKITAEDRRKQLEEWQKSKGKIYKRPPMELKTKRKIIEEMNISFWKSMEKEDEEKKAQLELSNKINNTLTECLQFIERDILSNEVFTILSSIPEAKKFAKFWICKAKLLASKGTFDVIGLYEEAIRNGATPIQELREVVLNILQDTNRTTEGVTSDSSVAETNITSIEELANKTESEKSCLSLKEREQVTGTPQITKAEQDNHPGIKLQVAPIPRISGIAEVHDMKLITPVRRSARIERAVSRYPEMLQEHDLVVASLNELLEVEETECFIFRKNEALPVTLGFKILES
- the CKAP2L gene encoding cytoskeleton-associated protein 2-like isoform X2, which encodes MGSLNIQELKTAKQQVADQGNAKCADSVDCNHVENESLDSFLKEINKENLPQTLLDSERKSNPELWTICKPKTKSYNQTKSSLAPKQALGKSSGNSAFLKDRVNKQFVGKTQIRIPPVKSQQLSRGTNLARPGEKLPKTAPYHYVQTLSRTQASRKPVVKDIKDIKVNRGKYERPNETKVQSHTVTEQKVKQTKPRTCPSVLPGGCNNRHPNTRQDQKSTQPCCRPRTSCALQKSKAISQRPNLIVGSFNSVVPSTPNITANGTNGNKCSKSCQQKAQILDTKLKKTLPQNHFLNKTAPKTQAGNKTIHGGRVPNGTQTNPNIKKKITAEDRRKQLEEWQKSKGKIYKRPPMELKTKRKIIEEMNISFWKSMEKEDEEKKAQLELSNKINNTLTECLQFIERDILSNEVFTILSSIPEAKKFAKFWICKAKLLASKGTFDVIGLYEEAIRNGATPIQELREVVLNILQDTNRTTEGVTSDSSVAETNITSIEELANKTESEKSCLSLKEREQVTGTPQITKAEQDNHPGIKLQVAPIPRISGIAEVHDMKLITPVRRSARIERAVSRYPEMLQEHDLVVASLNELLEVEETECFIFRKNEALPVTLGFKILES